One Nitrospinota bacterium DNA window includes the following coding sequences:
- a CDS encoding GIY-YIG nuclease family protein — translation MMKQYFVYIMASKRNGTLYIGMTNNLARRVYEHKNGMVEGFSKRYGITILVYYEHTGSVHGAIMREKQLKKWERKWKLRLIEQGNPDWKDLYDGLM, via the coding sequence CTGATGAAGCAGTATTTCGTCTATATCATGGCCAGCAAGCGTAATGGCACTTTGTACATTGGCATGACCAATAATCTTGCGCGAAGAGTCTATGAACACAAAAACGGGATGGTGGAAGGGTTCTCGAAGCGATATGGGATAACGATACTTGTTTATTATGAACACACCGGCAGCGTGCATGGTGCGATCATGCGGGAAAAGCAGCTCAAGAAATGGGAGAGGAAGTGGAAGCTGCGGCTTATTGAGCAAGGGAATCCGGATTGGAAAGACCTGTATGACGGGCTTATGTAG
- a CDS encoding Smr/MutS family protein, translating into MTQKPRASGATRAAKALEFGLLRDALAAHCRTEAGAGLCRELLPAAAREEAEHLLDETVEMLPLLKGGGLLFPNAIPDPAPALARVKRGAVPEKDDCKIMWRFLRGAERLDEFLRDNPDKAALHAAAAGFVSLEEITAFFSRTFSEDGGVKPDATALLMELESRIAALRGRIHKKAEEMLTRAGLEGRFQDTYVTIRNDRVVLPVKAEFKNVFPGIIHGISATDKTVFMEPQELVKENNALREAAAERDEEIYRLLREAAAMLRENADTITACHAAMARLDAVAAKAAVSLAIGGTRPAFAPGGIAMRAVRHPLMLLAGEKPLPNDLLMTQQEKVLVISGPNAGGKTVMLKSVGLAALLAQSGVLPPVGEGSRFPFVEKLHAIAGDEQSIAEGESTFSAQLRGIKEALETAGPGTWVIIDEILNGTDPAQASALAQAVLEDLAAKDCRVFVSTHLPQLKVAAQENPALVNAAMGFGADGRPTFHLAKGHPGVSHPLDVAAAIGISASVMEKAKSLLSSTHDIYQVALLDLQKKSDEMRRRVAELEQEKAGAEAERARLQREREAAERAKDAFERDKKQRLKDEVAKARAELRAMLEETRTQDTKAKEEAARRLKEMETEMVAAIKRPDSVPLEHLKQGDAVWILPLDREAQLAKITDDGKVEVFCRGLRMTLGRDEVIGIKEKAALDAAPARRMMLPAAEEAPEINLIGMTGEDACEALDKFLDSQLLAGAERVKIVHGRAIVRGRVLDYLKTCSYVKGYGPGAAAEGGDAVTLAELKD; encoded by the coding sequence ATGACGCAAAAACCGCGCGCATCCGGCGCCACGCGCGCCGCCAAGGCGCTGGAATTCGGCCTGCTGCGCGACGCGCTCGCCGCGCACTGCCGCACCGAGGCCGGGGCCGGCCTCTGCCGCGAACTGCTGCCCGCCGCCGCGCGCGAAGAGGCCGAACATCTGCTCGACGAAACGGTGGAGATGCTGCCGCTGCTCAAGGGGGGCGGCCTGCTGTTTCCCAACGCGATACCCGATCCCGCTCCCGCGCTGGCCCGCGTGAAGCGGGGGGCCGTCCCCGAAAAAGACGACTGCAAGATCATGTGGCGCTTCCTGCGCGGGGCCGAACGGCTGGATGAATTTTTGCGGGACAACCCGGACAAAGCGGCGCTGCACGCCGCCGCCGCCGGTTTCGTTTCGCTGGAGGAGATCACGGCTTTTTTCAGCAGGACTTTTTCCGAAGACGGCGGCGTGAAGCCGGACGCCACCGCGCTGCTCATGGAGCTGGAATCGCGCATCGCGGCGTTGCGCGGGCGCATCCACAAAAAGGCCGAGGAGATGCTCACGCGGGCCGGGCTGGAGGGGCGTTTTCAGGATACCTATGTCACCATCCGCAACGACCGCGTGGTGCTGCCGGTGAAAGCGGAATTCAAAAACGTTTTTCCCGGCATCATCCACGGCATATCAGCCACCGACAAAACGGTTTTCATGGAGCCGCAGGAACTGGTGAAGGAGAACAACGCCCTGCGCGAGGCCGCCGCCGAGCGCGATGAGGAAATCTACCGCCTGCTGCGCGAAGCCGCCGCCATGCTGCGCGAAAACGCCGATACCATCACCGCCTGCCACGCCGCTATGGCGCGGCTGGATGCGGTTGCGGCCAAGGCCGCCGTGTCGCTGGCGATAGGGGGAACGCGGCCCGCCTTCGCCCCCGGCGGCATCGCCATGCGCGCCGTGCGTCACCCGCTGATGCTGCTGGCGGGGGAGAAACCGCTGCCCAACGACCTGTTGATGACCCAACAGGAAAAGGTGCTGGTGATATCCGGCCCCAACGCGGGGGGCAAGACGGTGATGCTGAAATCGGTGGGGCTGGCCGCGTTGTTGGCCCAAAGCGGCGTATTGCCGCCGGTGGGGGAAGGCTCGCGCTTCCCGTTTGTGGAAAAACTCCACGCCATCGCCGGCGACGAGCAATCCATCGCCGAGGGTGAATCGACCTTCTCGGCGCAGTTGCGCGGCATCAAGGAGGCGCTCGAAACCGCCGGGCCGGGTACATGGGTCATCATCGACGAAATATTGAACGGCACCGACCCGGCGCAGGCGTCGGCCCTCGCGCAGGCGGTACTGGAGGATCTCGCGGCGAAGGATTGCCGCGTTTTTGTTTCCACCCACCTGCCGCAGCTTAAAGTCGCCGCGCAGGAAAACCCCGCGCTGGTCAACGCCGCGATGGGGTTCGGGGCCGATGGCCGCCCCACGTTCCACCTTGCCAAAGGACACCCCGGCGTCAGCCATCCGCTCGACGTGGCGGCCGCCATCGGCATCTCCGCCTCGGTCATGGAAAAAGCAAAGAGCCTCCTTTCCAGCACGCACGATATTTATCAGGTGGCCCTTCTGGACCTTCAAAAGAAATCGGACGAGATGCGCCGCCGCGTGGCGGAGCTTGAACAAGAGAAGGCGGGGGCCGAAGCCGAACGCGCCCGTTTGCAACGCGAGCGGGAAGCGGCCGAACGGGCCAAGGATGCTTTCGAGCGGGATAAAAAACAGCGGCTGAAGGACGAAGTGGCGAAGGCCCGCGCCGAGTTGCGTGCCATGCTGGAAGAAACCCGCACGCAGGACACCAAAGCAAAAGAGGAAGCCGCCCGCCGTCTGAAGGAGATGGAAACCGAAATGGTGGCGGCCATCAAACGCCCTGATTCGGTGCCGCTGGAACATCTCAAACAGGGGGATGCCGTTTGGATTCTCCCGCTGGACCGCGAAGCGCAACTGGCGAAGATCACCGACGACGGAAAAGTGGAAGTGTTCTGCCGGGGACTCCGCATGACGCTGGGGCGCGACGAGGTCATCGGCATAAAGGAGAAGGCCGCGCTGGACGCCGCCCCCGCGCGCCGCATGATGCTCCCCGCCGCCGAAGAGGCCCCCGAAATAAACCTGATCGGCATGACCGGCGAGGACGCCTGCGAAGCGCTGGACAAATTCCTCGATTCCCAACTTCTCGCGGGGGCCGAGCGGGTGAAGATCGTCCATGGCCGCGCCATCGTCCGCGGCAGGGTGCTGGACTACCTCAAGACCTGTTCATATGTGAAGGGGTACGGCCCCGGCGCCGCCGCCGAGGGGGGCGACGCCGTCACCCTCGCCGAACTGAAAGACTGA
- the infB gene encoding translation initiation factor IF-2, whose amino-acid sequence MRISELASELDITSAFIIDALAKMGVAGKKTASSAIDPTNAEKIRKAVGNMPAAARKEEREKTLKLAKKRGSAKEKAPEKAPVAAKEKAPSAGVEAGAATAAEKQADEAAEKRKKAEADAAAKVAAEKKKTEDAARKVVEDKKKSEDAKRRADEDRRRTEEAQRRKADEKKRKDDERRRRKEEDEMRALERQVADEDRKKVEEAARSVVIEEAMIVKEFAERLNVPVAEVIKRLFMKGTAVTVNQTLGVEVAINLAKEMGYTVKVKEALALDKIKAVVADTSHLPIRPPVITIMGHVDHGKTSLLDAIRKTKVASGEAGGITQHIGAYSVHYGKGTVTFIDTPGHEAFTALRARGAKVTDIVVLVVAADDGVMPQTVEAINHAKAANVAIIVAVNKIDKPGANPEKVKKDLLNYGLVAEEWGGQTIFIPVSAKTGQGLDQLLEMLGLQAEVLDLRAEPDQMAVATVIESRLDRSRGPVLSLIVNKGTLKLGDIFVAGQFQGRVRALVNDKGENVKDAGPSMPVEMLGAADACPPGELLAVVESDRKARQISQARQDAARDKKMAVKQHVRLDNVLESLHEGEMMDLKLVIKADTQGSGDAVAELLGKLSFETVKLQVIHSGVGAITETDVMLADASDAIIIGFNIRPTEKAKTLAAREKIDMRLYNIIYEVADDISLAVKGMLKPKIVERTLGRAEVRNTFRVSNVGTIAGSMVRDGLIRRNAQCRLIRDNVVIYTGTVSSLKRFKDDAREVASGYECGIGLENYNDVKVGDIIELFVKEEAAQTANV is encoded by the coding sequence ATGAGAATAAGCGAACTGGCATCGGAACTGGACATAACCAGCGCGTTCATCATCGACGCGCTGGCGAAGATGGGCGTGGCGGGAAAGAAAACCGCCTCTTCCGCGATTGATCCAACCAATGCCGAGAAGATAAGAAAAGCGGTGGGGAACATGCCGGCCGCGGCGCGCAAGGAAGAGCGCGAAAAGACGCTCAAGCTTGCCAAAAAACGGGGATCCGCCAAGGAAAAAGCGCCGGAAAAGGCGCCAGTGGCCGCCAAGGAAAAAGCGCCGTCCGCCGGCGTTGAAGCCGGCGCGGCCACGGCGGCTGAAAAACAGGCCGACGAAGCGGCGGAAAAACGCAAAAAGGCCGAAGCGGACGCCGCCGCCAAGGTTGCCGCGGAAAAAAAGAAAACGGAAGACGCGGCCCGCAAGGTGGTCGAAGACAAGAAAAAATCCGAAGACGCCAAGCGCCGCGCCGACGAAGACCGCCGCCGCACCGAAGAGGCCCAGCGCCGCAAGGCCGATGAGAAAAAGCGCAAGGACGACGAGCGCCGCCGCCGCAAGGAGGAAGACGAAATGCGCGCCCTGGAGCGCCAGGTCGCCGATGAAGACCGCAAGAAGGTGGAAGAAGCCGCCCGGTCGGTTGTTATCGAAGAGGCGATGATCGTCAAGGAATTCGCCGAACGGCTTAACGTGCCGGTGGCCGAAGTCATCAAGCGCCTCTTCATGAAGGGAACCGCCGTCACCGTGAACCAAACCCTCGGCGTGGAAGTGGCCATCAACCTCGCAAAGGAAATGGGCTACACCGTCAAGGTGAAGGAAGCCCTCGCGCTGGATAAGATCAAGGCCGTGGTGGCCGACACCTCGCACCTGCCGATACGCCCCCCGGTGATCACCATCATGGGGCACGTCGACCACGGCAAAACCTCTTTGCTGGACGCCATTCGCAAAACCAAGGTTGCCAGCGGCGAAGCTGGCGGCATCACGCAGCACATCGGCGCGTACAGCGTCCATTACGGCAAGGGAACCGTCACATTTATCGATACTCCCGGCCACGAGGCGTTCACCGCCCTGCGCGCCCGCGGCGCCAAGGTGACCGATATCGTGGTGTTGGTGGTGGCGGCGGATGACGGCGTGATGCCGCAGACCGTCGAGGCGATCAACCACGCCAAGGCGGCCAACGTCGCCATCATCGTGGCGGTGAACAAGATCGACAAGCCGGGCGCCAATCCGGAAAAAGTGAAAAAAGACCTGCTCAACTACGGCCTCGTGGCCGAAGAATGGGGCGGCCAGACGATATTCATCCCGGTCTCCGCCAAGACCGGGCAAGGGCTGGATCAGCTTCTCGAAATGCTCGGCCTGCAGGCCGAAGTGCTCGACCTTCGCGCCGAGCCGGATCAAATGGCCGTCGCCACCGTCATCGAATCGCGGCTCGACAGAAGCCGCGGGCCGGTTCTTTCCCTTATCGTCAATAAAGGAACGCTCAAGCTGGGCGACATCTTCGTCGCCGGTCAGTTTCAGGGACGCGTGCGCGCCCTCGTCAACGACAAGGGGGAGAATGTCAAGGACGCCGGCCCCTCCATGCCGGTGGAAATGCTCGGCGCCGCCGATGCCTGCCCTCCCGGCGAACTGCTGGCCGTGGTGGAGAGCGACCGCAAGGCCCGCCAGATCAGCCAGGCCCGGCAGGATGCCGCCCGCGACAAGAAGATGGCCGTGAAGCAGCATGTCCGCCTCGACAACGTGCTGGAAAGCCTGCACGAAGGCGAAATGATGGATCTCAAGCTGGTCATAAAGGCCGATACGCAAGGCTCCGGCGATGCCGTGGCCGAACTGCTTGGCAAGCTCTCTTTCGAAACCGTGAAGCTGCAGGTGATCCACTCCGGCGTCGGGGCGATCACCGAGACCGACGTCATGCTGGCTGACGCATCCGACGCCATCATCATCGGCTTCAACATCCGCCCGACGGAAAAGGCCAAGACGCTGGCCGCCCGGGAAAAGATCGATATGCGGCTGTACAACATCATCTACGAAGTGGCCGACGACATCAGTCTCGCCGTCAAGGGGATGCTGAAGCCCAAGATAGTGGAACGAACCCTCGGCCGCGCCGAGGTGCGCAACACCTTCAGGGTTTCCAATGTCGGCACCATCGCCGGCAGCATGGTGCGCGACGGCCTCATCCGCCGCAACGCGCAGTGCCGCCTGATACGCGATAACGTGGTGATTTACACCGGCACCGTCTCATCGCTCAAGCGGTTCAAGGACGACGCGCGCGAAGTGGCCAGCGGCTACGAATGCGGCATCGGCCTCGAAAACTACAACGACGTGAAGGTGGGCGACATCATCGAACTGTTCGTGAAGGAAGAGGCGGCGCAGACCGCCAACGTCTGA
- a CDS encoding PAS domain S-box protein, whose protein sequence is MSGHNQLPLDIFNSFEDGVYIVGQQHDIEYINPVIEREFGKVDGRKCHEYFHGRAEMCPWCGSSEAFAGKSVKWEWCSTDNGRHYELLAFPIPNAGGGISKLEIRRDVTRQKSSEERMRLLQNAMEHADETLIITDAEGIIEYANPAAEKRSGYPIAHLLGKKPSVFKSGLHDASFYGNLWNTIKAGRIWKGNIVNRKADGSHYEENVTISPVPGAGGAITHFVSIRRDISEQKHLRQQLYQTEKLSSDLKQREKNISFEMHELKKIVESNTDTFYAINPEGRLIKWNRTLETLTGLPPQELMLKPAVEFFHEEDRPLISQKIREVFEKGYSDVEARFIKGDGTFAWHLCNGYLLKDANGAVTGFAGTGRDISERKRMEETMRRSEERYRELFENASDYVYTNDLSGLFTSVNKSLCERSGYRPDELAGAPIGKLVSAASLEKARTMTEAKTKEGRSYTRYELEIIAKNGEIIPIELNSRLIIENGKPVAVQGIGRDISERKRAEEKLKAAKEEAEAATLLKDKFISLLSHDLRAPLSTVTLLQKVAISKHADSRCDECMTMLGNSIGICETMLKMTDNLLESAKLQTGNIQLRRRICNVRDICDIAIDDLRHLAETKGVVLKNEVPADARFYLDKALFQRVVHNLVMNAVKFSAKGGMVTVFLPGGNNKQLAVKDAGTGISKKLLPDLFKYEIKTSTAGTAGEQGTGFGLPISMDIMKAHGGTIRVTSQKGEGSTFTVEMPDMRPLVLVADDDEVSTFALRTYLENMGAEVLAAQNGAEALEIVQEREPALIITDLKMPVMDGFALLHNLKTGAKHSHIPVIIITGSNMGDIDIRQKAFEHKADDFITKPLSEPDFIPRVSRFIAD, encoded by the coding sequence ATGTCTGGACATAACCAGCTTCCGCTGGACATCTTTAATTCATTTGAGGATGGGGTCTATATTGTCGGCCAGCAGCATGACATCGAATACATCAATCCCGTTATTGAACGGGAATTCGGCAAGGTTGATGGGCGCAAATGCCATGAATATTTCCATGGCCGCGCGGAAATGTGCCCCTGGTGCGGGAGCAGCGAGGCATTTGCGGGCAAATCCGTAAAATGGGAATGGTGTTCGACCGATAACGGCAGGCACTACGAACTTCTGGCCTTCCCCATCCCGAACGCCGGCGGCGGCATATCAAAGCTGGAAATACGCCGTGATGTTACCCGGCAGAAGAGTTCCGAGGAGCGGATGCGGCTGCTGCAAAACGCCATGGAACATGCGGACGAAACGCTCATCATCACCGACGCCGAAGGCATAATCGAATACGCCAACCCCGCCGCCGAAAAAAGATCCGGCTATCCCATCGCGCACCTCCTGGGGAAAAAACCGAGCGTCTTTAAAAGCGGTCTCCACGACGCATCGTTTTACGGGAACCTCTGGAACACCATCAAGGCCGGCCGGATATGGAAGGGAAACATCGTCAACCGCAAAGCCGACGGCTCCCATTACGAGGAGAACGTCACCATCAGCCCGGTGCCGGGGGCTGGCGGAGCGATCACCCATTTCGTCTCCATCCGCCGCGATATCAGCGAACAAAAACATCTGCGGCAACAGCTTTACCAAACCGAGAAACTCTCCTCCGATCTCAAACAGCGGGAAAAGAACATCTCCTTCGAGATGCACGAACTTAAGAAAATCGTGGAATCCAACACCGACACGTTCTATGCGATCAACCCCGAAGGGAGGCTGATCAAGTGGAACAGGACGCTGGAAACGCTTACCGGCCTTCCCCCCCAAGAACTGATGCTCAAACCGGCGGTGGAATTCTTCCATGAAGAGGACAGGCCGCTTATTTCCCAAAAAATACGGGAAGTGTTCGAAAAAGGGTACAGCGATGTCGAGGCCCGGTTTATCAAAGGGGATGGAACCTTCGCCTGGCATCTATGTAACGGCTATTTGCTCAAGGACGCAAATGGCGCCGTCACCGGCTTTGCCGGCACCGGCCGCGACATCTCCGAGCGCAAACGGATGGAAGAGACGATGCGGCGGAGCGAGGAGCGTTACCGCGAGCTTTTCGAGAACGCAAGCGATTATGTATATACAAACGATCTGTCCGGCTTGTTCACCTCGGTGAACAAGTCTCTATGCGAACGGAGCGGTTACCGGCCCGATGAACTGGCCGGGGCGCCCATCGGCAAACTGGTGTCCGCCGCAAGCCTTGAGAAGGCGCGCACAATGACCGAAGCCAAGACCAAGGAAGGACGCTCCTACACCCGGTACGAGCTGGAGATCATCGCCAAAAACGGCGAGATCATTCCGATAGAGCTGAACTCACGGCTGATCATCGAGAACGGCAAACCGGTGGCGGTACAGGGAATCGGCCGCGACATCAGCGAGCGCAAACGGGCGGAGGAGAAGCTGAAAGCGGCGAAAGAAGAGGCGGAGGCCGCCACGTTGCTCAAGGACAAGTTCATCTCCCTTCTCTCCCACGACCTCCGGGCGCCGTTGTCCACCGTTACCCTCCTGCAGAAGGTCGCCATATCGAAGCATGCGGATTCCCGTTGCGATGAGTGCATGACCATGCTCGGTAACTCGATTGGCATCTGTGAAACGATGCTGAAAATGACGGACAACCTTCTTGAATCGGCCAAACTGCAGACCGGGAATATCCAGTTGCGCAGGAGGATATGCAACGTTAGGGACATCTGCGATATCGCCATAGACGACCTACGCCACCTGGCGGAAACAAAAGGTGTCGTCTTGAAAAACGAAGTGCCGGCCGACGCCAGATTTTATCTGGATAAGGCTCTTTTCCAAAGGGTGGTCCACAACCTTGTGATGAACGCGGTGAAATTCTCCGCCAAAGGCGGCATGGTCACCGTATTCCTGCCCGGCGGGAACAACAAACAGCTCGCGGTCAAGGACGCGGGAACCGGTATCAGCAAGAAGCTGTTGCCCGACCTCTTCAAGTATGAGATCAAAACCTCAACCGCCGGGACAGCCGGGGAACAGGGAACCGGTTTCGGGCTTCCGATAAGCATGGACATCATGAAAGCGCATGGCGGCACGATACGGGTAACATCCCAAAAAGGGGAAGGTTCCACGTTTACCGTTGAAATGCCGGATATGAGGCCGTTGGTACTGGTTGCGGATGACGATGAAGTGTCGACTTTTGCCCTCCGCACATACCTGGAGAATATGGGCGCCGAAGTATTGGCGGCCCAAAATGGCGCCGAAGCGTTGGAGATCGTTCAAGAGCGGGAGCCGGCCCTTATAATCACCGACCTTAAAATGCCGGTGATGGACGGCTTCGCCCTCCTTCATAACCTGAAAACCGGCGCGAAGCATTCCCATATACCGGTGATCATCATAACGGGAAGCAACATGGGCGATATTGATATTCGCCAAAAAGCCTTTGAGCACAAGGCCGACGATTTCATAACCAAACCGCTGTCCGAGCCGGATTTCATCCCGCGCGTAAGCAGGTTCATCGCCGACTGA